From Microbacterium croceum, a single genomic window includes:
- a CDS encoding LacI family DNA-binding transcriptional regulator, translating to MGKKGVTLKDVAAVAGVSTSIVSRVLNGGGRVSPKTREAILEAAQRLEFRPNALAQYFALGRSFTVGLLTENSTGIFSMPVIAGIASELSRHDVAAMMYDDGREGAARAENIKKLRARHVDGVIVVGDGNEIPLRSVTADFDVPVVYAHGITDTDSDEVVVPDDLMAGRVAAEHLLTQGRKNIAYITAHRASNAVENRLEGADAVLQAAGVPVAESRREFGDWSGAWGYRAAERLHQADPTIDGIVCGNDLIALGAARYLVGNGIRVPEDVALVGHDNWVKYSDSEARFLTTVDPRLVDVGIAATDLLVRMINDSPTEDNERRVPCELVLGYSSGAKGAPDEQQLPFV from the coding sequence ATGGGTAAGAAGGGTGTGACCCTCAAGGATGTGGCCGCCGTGGCAGGGGTGTCGACATCGATCGTCTCCCGCGTCCTCAACGGCGGCGGGCGCGTCTCACCGAAGACGAGAGAGGCGATCCTCGAAGCAGCCCAGCGGCTCGAGTTCCGTCCGAACGCGCTGGCACAGTACTTCGCCCTCGGGCGCAGCTTCACGGTCGGGCTTCTGACCGAGAACTCCACGGGTATCTTCTCAATGCCCGTGATCGCCGGTATCGCGAGCGAGCTCAGCCGCCACGACGTCGCGGCCATGATGTACGACGACGGTCGCGAAGGCGCGGCGCGAGCCGAGAACATCAAGAAGCTGCGCGCCCGCCATGTCGACGGGGTGATCGTGGTCGGCGACGGCAACGAGATCCCGCTGCGCTCCGTCACCGCGGACTTCGACGTGCCGGTCGTGTACGCGCACGGCATCACCGACACCGACAGCGATGAGGTCGTCGTCCCCGATGACCTCATGGCCGGTCGTGTGGCGGCCGAGCACCTGCTCACGCAGGGGCGGAAGAACATCGCCTACATCACCGCTCACCGTGCTTCCAACGCGGTCGAGAACCGCCTGGAAGGTGCCGACGCCGTCCTGCAGGCCGCCGGCGTGCCGGTGGCCGAGAGCCGTCGCGAGTTCGGCGACTGGTCGGGCGCGTGGGGCTATCGCGCGGCGGAACGTCTGCATCAGGCGGATCCGACCATCGACGGCATCGTGTGCGGCAATGACCTCATCGCACTCGGGGCCGCCCGCTACCTGGTCGGCAACGGCATCCGTGTTCCGGAGGACGTCGCTCTCGTCGGACATGACAACTGGGTCAAGTACTCCGACTCCGAGGCACGATTCCTCACGACGGTCGATCCTCGACTGGTCGATGTGGGCATCGCGGCGACAGACCTGCTCGTGCGCATGATCAATGACTCGCCCACGGAGGACAACGAACGTCGAGTGCCGTGCGAGCTCGTGCTCGGGTATTCGTCGGGAGCCAAGGGCGCGCCCGACGAGCAGCAGCTTCCGTTCGTCTAG
- the dgoD gene encoding galactonate dehydratase yields the protein MRILGVESFILTDRRLLVRIGTDTDLVGWGEATLETWVGPVAAVVRQMSDYLVGQDPRRITAHWQVLTRGGFYRGGPVMSSAVSGIDQALWDLAGKRLGVPAHELLGGPVRSAVRLYAHANVDGRIGDLARARELAAEGYTMVKVAPTEPTRFVDTEATMRRLVDELEELRAAIGDGVDIAVDLHGRFSIPQSRRFLARTEHVGLAFVEEPLRPEHSAHIGELVRSTSTPIATGERLYSRVEFDPVLRAGIAFAQPDLSHAGGISEVMRIGALSEIFDVQLAPHCPLGLVAFAACIQVDAATPNAAVQETVIDFAALRDSDEHAYVRNREDWVPVDGYLPVPQGVGLGLDIDEQLVRERAIEVAPSLTLWWSDPRDGGYVEW from the coding sequence GTGAGGATCCTCGGGGTCGAGTCGTTCATCCTCACCGACCGCCGGCTGCTGGTGCGGATCGGCACCGACACCGACCTGGTCGGATGGGGGGAGGCCACCCTGGAGACCTGGGTCGGACCGGTCGCCGCGGTCGTGCGGCAGATGTCCGACTACCTGGTTGGTCAGGATCCGCGAAGGATCACGGCGCACTGGCAGGTGCTCACGCGGGGTGGCTTCTACCGCGGCGGTCCGGTCATGTCCTCGGCGGTCTCCGGGATCGATCAGGCGCTCTGGGACCTCGCAGGCAAGCGGCTCGGTGTGCCGGCGCATGAGCTGCTGGGTGGTCCGGTGCGCTCCGCCGTGCGGCTCTACGCGCACGCGAACGTCGACGGGCGCATCGGTGACCTCGCGCGTGCGAGAGAGCTCGCCGCCGAGGGGTACACCATGGTCAAGGTCGCCCCCACGGAACCCACCCGCTTCGTAGACACGGAGGCGACGATGCGGCGCCTGGTCGACGAACTGGAGGAGCTGCGCGCGGCGATCGGCGATGGCGTCGACATCGCGGTCGATCTGCACGGCCGCTTCTCGATTCCGCAGTCGCGGCGCTTCCTCGCGCGCACCGAGCACGTCGGCCTCGCTTTCGTGGAGGAGCCCCTGCGGCCCGAGCACTCCGCGCACATCGGAGAGCTCGTGCGCAGCACCTCGACCCCGATCGCCACGGGCGAGCGCCTGTACTCGCGCGTCGAGTTCGATCCGGTGCTGCGGGCCGGGATCGCCTTCGCGCAGCCGGACCTCTCGCACGCCGGGGGGATCTCCGAGGTGATGCGCATCGGTGCCCTCTCCGAGATCTTCGATGTGCAGCTCGCGCCGCACTGCCCGCTCGGCCTCGTCGCGTTCGCGGCGTGCATCCAGGTGGATGCGGCGACCCCGAATGCGGCAGTGCAGGAGACCGTGATCGACTTCGCCGCGCTGCGCGACAGCGACGAGCATGCCTACGTCCGCAACAGGGAAGACTGGGTGCCGGTCGACGGATATCTTCCGGTGCCGCAGGGCGTCGGCCTCGGCCTCGACATCGATGAGCAGCTCGTGCGGGAACGCGCGATCGAGGTCGCACCGTCGCTCACCCTCTGGTGGAGTGATCCGCGAGATGGGGGTTACGTCGAATGGTGA
- a CDS encoding SGNH/GDSL hydrolase family protein, whose protein sequence is MTGTTSSRPPCGPAEIRIVEGEGAQLPPYSDDVWTGRYVPRGILVPFRGQVGTPAPSALDRASLVIRAGGTLLREGVDYVVDPVFGTICLPTVDAAPLPVSIDYRYSLLRIDSIVREGSGEKLLLRGVSHLTNPHPPHPAVGGAIEENLLVEAFSDGVATVYAPRAPRWPLPAVPAGALPRAARVLNDGEPLRLLFLGDSITEGGDASTEESTFRAIAGGRVRDVHPQVQASYAATGGSRSVQWLDDRDGSCDWNRVTEAAPHVTVVEFLNDSYLDPAQWEPAYDELLSRLRSAGSEVVLLTPTFAMRSAMNGSEKTDDGRPYVRFVRDYAARTGVPLIDVSARWDRLRDEGLPYWTLLANGINHPDDRGHRLTGEFIADALLTLLSPAADA, encoded by the coding sequence ATGACCGGCACCACCTCATCACGCCCGCCGTGCGGACCGGCCGAGATCCGGATCGTCGAGGGGGAGGGCGCGCAGCTCCCGCCGTACTCGGACGACGTATGGACCGGGCGCTACGTGCCTCGCGGCATCCTCGTGCCCTTCCGTGGTCAGGTAGGAACCCCTGCGCCCTCCGCGCTCGATCGGGCCTCCCTCGTCATCCGCGCCGGTGGGACCCTGCTGCGCGAGGGTGTCGACTACGTCGTCGACCCGGTTTTCGGAACGATCTGTCTGCCGACCGTCGATGCGGCGCCGTTGCCCGTGTCGATCGACTATCGATACTCCCTGCTGCGCATCGACAGCATCGTCCGTGAGGGCTCGGGGGAGAAGCTGCTGCTGCGTGGCGTCTCGCACCTGACGAACCCGCACCCGCCGCACCCTGCCGTGGGAGGGGCCATCGAGGAGAACCTCCTGGTCGAGGCCTTCAGCGATGGGGTAGCGACGGTATATGCCCCGCGCGCTCCGCGGTGGCCGCTGCCCGCGGTGCCGGCGGGTGCCCTGCCGCGCGCGGCGCGAGTCCTCAACGACGGAGAGCCGCTCCGGCTGCTGTTCCTGGGAGACTCGATCACCGAGGGAGGGGATGCCTCGACCGAAGAGTCGACCTTCCGTGCGATCGCCGGAGGCCGGGTGCGGGACGTGCATCCTCAGGTGCAGGCTTCGTATGCCGCGACCGGCGGCTCGCGTTCGGTGCAGTGGCTCGACGACCGCGACGGCTCGTGCGACTGGAACCGGGTGACGGAGGCCGCGCCCCACGTCACCGTCGTGGAGTTCCTGAACGATTCCTACCTCGACCCCGCGCAGTGGGAGCCCGCCTACGACGAGCTCCTGTCGCGGCTGCGCTCTGCGGGCAGCGAGGTGGTGCTGCTGACGCCGACGTTTGCGATGCGCTCGGCCATGAACGGCTCTGAGAAGACCGATGACGGGCGGCCCTACGTCCGTTTCGTGCGCGACTACGCCGCGCGCACTGGCGTTCCGCTGATCGACGTGTCTGCGCGCTGGGACAGGCTTCGCGACGAAGGGCTCCCGTACTGGACTCTGCTCGCGAACGGGATCAACCACCCCGATGACCGCGGGCATCGTCTGACCGGCGAGTTCATCGCGGACGCCCTGCTGACGCTGCTCTCCCCGGCGGCGGACGCATGA
- a CDS encoding carbohydrate ABC transporter permease: protein MTDTRLIAVTPARARRKAAEAPERSAISDADRRRPSVKATMTTLQIAFFSFLVIAGVGPILWLAKAALSTTQDTISQPFAWFPSGIQWGNLTAAWEQIQVGRYLANTAVMALGSTISTVVVTASLAYVISILRPRWAKFLSGAILVTLFVPGVISLVPLYLTVVDVPLVGVSLIDTYWAVWLPAAANAFTVLIVTRFFDEIPREIIEAARVDGVGPLRMFFIIVLPFSKSILGVIAVLTILNSWKDFLWPMLVLPGSELQPISVALARIAGKTDLSLQMSAMLLGLLIPIAVFLIFQRQILKGVSMSGGIKG from the coding sequence ATGACCGACACCCGCCTGATCGCCGTCACGCCCGCCCGCGCACGTCGCAAGGCGGCGGAGGCTCCGGAACGGTCCGCGATCTCGGATGCCGACCGACGTCGTCCGAGCGTCAAGGCGACGATGACGACGCTGCAGATCGCGTTCTTCTCGTTCCTCGTCATCGCCGGCGTCGGACCGATCCTGTGGCTCGCAAAAGCCGCGCTCTCCACGACGCAGGACACTATCTCGCAGCCGTTCGCGTGGTTCCCCAGCGGCATTCAGTGGGGCAACCTCACCGCCGCGTGGGAGCAGATCCAGGTCGGCCGCTACCTCGCCAACACCGCCGTGATGGCGCTGGGCTCAACCATCTCCACGGTCGTCGTGACCGCGTCGCTCGCCTACGTGATCAGCATCCTCCGCCCCCGCTGGGCGAAGTTCCTCTCCGGCGCGATCCTGGTGACGCTGTTCGTCCCCGGCGTGATCTCCCTCGTTCCTCTCTATCTGACCGTCGTCGACGTGCCCCTCGTGGGAGTGTCGCTGATCGACACCTACTGGGCCGTGTGGCTGCCGGCAGCGGCCAACGCGTTCACCGTGCTCATCGTCACGCGCTTCTTCGACGAGATCCCGCGCGAGATCATCGAAGCCGCCCGCGTCGACGGCGTGGGTCCGCTGCGTATGTTCTTCATCATCGTGCTGCCGTTCTCGAAGTCGATCCTCGGGGTGATCGCCGTGCTGACGATCCTCAATTCGTGGAAGGACTTCCTGTGGCCCATGCTCGTGCTGCCGGGCAGCGAGCTGCAGCCGATCTCGGTGGCTCTGGCGCGCATCGCGGGCAAGACCGACCTGAGTCTGCAGATGTCGGCAATGCTGCTCGGACTGCTCATTCCGATCGCCGTGTTCCTCATCTTCCAGCGGCAGATCCTGAAAGGTGTCAGCATGTCTGGTGGGATCAAGGGATGA
- a CDS encoding NAD-dependent epimerase/dehydratase family protein — MTNTPRTVLVTGADGRIGRATVARLRSDGWRVIALAPRFRALTADDAELRVGDATNEADVAAALDGVDALVHLAAVPHWEHGTPYEVYTTNVVSTFNVLVQAAQRGIHRAVIASSIQATGVPGNHHDVLPAYYPIDESLPTVHDEWYSLSKYSDELTAQMVASRWGMSIIALRFPWVDDADALRVVGEEWTRDPEQGVKLGWSYLDVRDAATAVARSLEADIDGAVVVQLAAPQTLVPFDTEELLEAYAPDVPRQRVFPGRAVPVSTDRAGHLLGFVAAHEIEPAPVVEAAG; from the coding sequence ATGACGAACACTCCCCGTACCGTGCTGGTGACCGGCGCGGACGGCCGCATCGGCCGGGCCACGGTAGCCCGGCTCCGTTCCGACGGATGGCGGGTCATCGCTCTCGCCCCGAGATTCCGCGCTCTCACCGCAGACGACGCCGAGCTGCGCGTGGGCGATGCGACGAACGAGGCGGATGTCGCGGCGGCTCTCGACGGCGTCGATGCGCTCGTGCACCTGGCTGCCGTCCCGCACTGGGAGCACGGAACCCCGTACGAGGTGTACACGACCAACGTCGTCTCGACCTTCAACGTGCTGGTCCAGGCGGCGCAGCGGGGCATCCACCGGGCCGTCATCGCCAGCAGCATCCAGGCGACCGGGGTGCCGGGAAACCATCACGACGTCCTCCCGGCCTACTACCCGATCGACGAGTCGCTCCCGACCGTCCACGACGAGTGGTACTCGCTGTCGAAGTACTCCGACGAACTCACGGCGCAGATGGTCGCCAGCCGTTGGGGCATGTCGATCATCGCGCTGCGCTTCCCGTGGGTCGACGACGCTGATGCGCTGCGTGTGGTCGGAGAGGAGTGGACGCGTGACCCGGAGCAGGGGGTGAAGCTGGGGTGGTCGTACCTCGATGTGCGCGATGCGGCCACCGCGGTGGCCCGCAGTCTGGAGGCCGACATCGACGGGGCCGTCGTCGTGCAGCTCGCCGCTCCTCAGACGCTGGTGCCGTTCGATACGGAGGAGCTGTTGGAGGCCTATGCCCCTGATGTCCCCCGGCAACGGGTGTTCCCCGGACGCGCGGTTCCGGTCAGCACGGATCGCGCGGGACACCTCCTGGGGTTCGTCGCGGCCCACGAGATCGAGCCTGCGCCCGTCGTCGAAGCGGCAGGCTGA
- a CDS encoding ABC transporter substrate-binding protein has product MKSRRILVSALAGTAVLGLALTSCGTASEPEESGPVTISIGDVPGADQPELRALVEDQVKAFEKENPDITVELSESKWDATGFQAMVAGGTMPTLLGVPFTEPATLIRNGQIADITDALDSVGFADTLNPSVMQVVTDGDDRLYGVPLDVYSVGLAYNRALFEAAGLDPEQGPKTWDEVREYAKKISAATGAAGYSTYSIEHVGGWMTTAGAYSFGATLSNEDGTEATLDEPGMVDYLDLVNDMRWEDKSMGSKFLYGFNDLIQDFAAGKVGMFLSVSQHFPAAVQQFGMNPDDYGFTAIPEHDGIQRTLLGGAVEVFNPRATQAEIQAGLRWIEFNNFRAYTDKDVAVETVKKNVAAGSLIGVPGLSPLDPAVRKEYDSWVSEFYNVPIEQFSGYRDVMDEQELVPEPTSQPQQVYGELDTVLQKVLNEPNQDISALLTAAQDAVNTKLAR; this is encoded by the coding sequence ATGAAATCCAGACGCATTCTTGTGTCCGCCCTCGCCGGCACGGCTGTGCTGGGGCTTGCCCTCACCTCATGCGGGACCGCCTCCGAACCGGAGGAGTCCGGTCCCGTCACGATCAGCATCGGCGACGTGCCCGGCGCCGACCAGCCAGAGCTTCGCGCCCTCGTCGAGGACCAGGTCAAGGCGTTCGAGAAGGAGAATCCCGACATCACCGTCGAGCTCAGCGAGAGCAAGTGGGATGCCACCGGATTCCAGGCGATGGTAGCTGGCGGTACCATGCCGACGCTGCTCGGCGTGCCGTTCACGGAACCCGCCACCCTGATCCGCAACGGCCAGATCGCCGACATCACCGACGCGCTCGACAGTGTCGGATTCGCCGACACCCTCAACCCGAGCGTCATGCAGGTCGTCACCGATGGCGACGACCGCCTTTATGGCGTGCCGCTCGACGTCTACTCCGTCGGCCTCGCCTACAACCGCGCGCTGTTCGAAGCCGCCGGCCTCGACCCCGAACAGGGACCGAAGACCTGGGACGAGGTGCGCGAGTACGCCAAGAAGATCTCGGCCGCGACCGGAGCGGCCGGGTACTCCACGTACTCGATCGAGCACGTCGGCGGCTGGATGACGACGGCCGGCGCGTACAGCTTCGGCGCCACGCTCTCGAACGAGGACGGCACCGAGGCGACGCTCGACGAGCCCGGGATGGTCGACTACCTCGATCTCGTGAATGACATGCGCTGGGAGGACAAGTCGATGGGGAGCAAGTTCCTCTACGGCTTCAACGACCTGATCCAGGACTTCGCCGCCGGCAAGGTCGGCATGTTCCTCAGCGTCTCGCAGCATTTCCCTGCCGCGGTCCAGCAGTTCGGCATGAACCCCGACGACTACGGCTTCACCGCGATCCCGGAGCACGACGGCATCCAGCGCACGCTGCTCGGCGGTGCCGTCGAGGTGTTCAACCCCCGCGCGACCCAGGCCGAGATCCAAGCCGGACTCCGCTGGATCGAGTTCAACAACTTCCGCGCCTACACCGACAAGGACGTCGCCGTGGAGACGGTCAAGAAGAACGTTGCGGCCGGTAGCCTGATCGGCGTTCCCGGGCTGTCTCCGCTCGACCCCGCCGTGCGCAAGGAGTACGACTCCTGGGTCAGCGAGTTCTACAACGTCCCGATCGAGCAGTTCAGCGGATACCGCGACGTGATGGACGAGCAGGAGCTCGTACCGGAACCGACCAGCCAGCCCCAGCAGGTCTACGGCGAACTGGACACCGTGCTGCAGAAGGTTCTCAACGAGCCGAACCAGGACATCTCCGCGCTGCTCACGGCTGCTCAGGACGCCGTGAACACCAAGCTCGCGCGATAG
- a CDS encoding right-handed parallel beta-helix repeat-containing protein, with amino-acid sequence MSGTADEGVWHRQVPVSDDGGATLRAAIRDACEWTSAAGSRSAVIELAAGVHRIDPPVGDAAGAAIVISDASRVTLTAPQAELLFADPHREAISVRGSTDVVLDGFVLDYATPSFTQGVITHVDTEASRFRFAPAPGFPDFSDRVLFTGTGYGTLRDPRTGGLKPESRQTFMIEYAAEPAVDGSFLVTVEASDRGWMSHIEQGDGFVVGHRGDQHGIRIQESDSVTVRSVTIHAAPCAAILAHESSGTVLRDVTVARRTGSTRWISSNADAVHCQGGRRGPSIVGCRFEGMHDDGVNLYVHALTLSGLGERTLVLDGEGPVRQGDLLQLVEASTGTVLAEVEVAELVASEPRLVIVDRDLPASVEVGAAVYNRSNALPGFRIAGSLFHDFRGIGVRLKASGGVIEDCRFENLSGCGLWIANDPGWSEGPLGSRDVVVEGNTFRATPADVSLRSWPHSAATVMIELFDGADGPAAGRAHERIALKDNDIQQRAAAAVFVGGATDVSIAATRIDQGGDSWLATRDSDLMVI; translated from the coding sequence GTGAGCGGGACGGCGGACGAGGGTGTGTGGCACCGGCAGGTGCCGGTCTCGGATGACGGCGGCGCGACGCTGCGCGCAGCGATCCGTGATGCGTGCGAGTGGACCTCCGCCGCCGGGTCCCGCTCGGCGGTGATCGAGCTCGCGGCCGGCGTGCATCGGATCGATCCTCCGGTCGGCGACGCGGCCGGCGCGGCGATCGTCATCAGCGATGCCTCCCGCGTGACCCTCACCGCCCCACAGGCGGAGCTGCTGTTCGCGGACCCGCATCGCGAGGCGATCAGCGTCCGGGGCTCCACGGACGTCGTGCTCGACGGCTTCGTCCTCGACTATGCAACGCCGTCGTTCACGCAGGGGGTGATCACGCACGTCGACACCGAGGCATCGCGCTTCCGATTCGCCCCCGCGCCGGGCTTTCCCGACTTCTCGGATCGGGTGCTGTTCACGGGAACCGGGTACGGCACCCTGCGCGATCCGCGCACGGGCGGGCTGAAGCCCGAATCCCGCCAGACCTTCATGATCGAGTACGCCGCGGAGCCCGCTGTGGACGGGAGCTTCCTGGTGACCGTCGAGGCCTCCGATCGCGGCTGGATGTCGCACATCGAGCAGGGTGACGGGTTCGTCGTCGGTCACCGCGGAGATCAGCACGGCATCCGGATACAGGAATCCGACAGCGTGACCGTGCGCTCGGTGACGATCCATGCCGCGCCCTGCGCCGCGATCCTCGCGCACGAATCCTCCGGCACCGTTCTGCGGGATGTGACGGTCGCGCGGCGAACCGGGTCGACGCGGTGGATCAGCAGCAACGCCGACGCGGTGCACTGCCAGGGCGGGCGTCGTGGGCCGTCGATCGTGGGATGCCGTTTCGAGGGGATGCACGACGACGGTGTCAACCTCTACGTTCACGCTCTGACGCTCTCAGGCCTCGGCGAACGCACGCTGGTGCTCGACGGCGAAGGGCCTGTGCGACAGGGAGACCTGCTCCAGCTGGTGGAGGCGTCGACCGGCACCGTGCTCGCCGAGGTCGAAGTCGCTGAGCTCGTCGCCTCCGAACCGCGGCTCGTGATCGTCGATCGTGATCTTCCCGCATCCGTCGAGGTCGGGGCGGCCGTGTATAACCGGTCGAACGCCCTCCCGGGCTTCCGCATCGCCGGATCGCTCTTCCACGACTTCCGCGGTATCGGCGTGCGGCTCAAAGCCAGTGGGGGCGTCATCGAGGACTGCCGCTTCGAGAACCTCTCGGGGTGCGGCCTCTGGATCGCCAACGACCCCGGGTGGTCGGAGGGACCGCTCGGGTCGCGAGACGTCGTGGTCGAGGGAAACACCTTCCGAGCGACACCGGCCGACGTGTCGTTGCGGTCGTGGCCGCACTCCGCCGCCACCGTCATGATCGAACTCTTCGACGGCGCCGACGGTCCGGCTGCCGGCCGCGCGCACGAACGCATCGCGTTGAAGGACAACGACATCCAGCAGCGGGCGGCAGCGGCGGTGTTCGTGGGCGGCGCGACCGACGTCTCCATCGCCGCGACACGGATCGACCAGGGCGGCGACTCCTGGCTCGCGACCAGAGACAGCGACCTGATGGTCATCTGA
- a CDS encoding SGNH/GDSL hydrolase family protein, with the protein MSGRREDSALIAIGDSLTEHGTWPELLAGAAGWQIERIAHAGQTSTEIALRLGVIRMTFSAAGAVQEDRIPLKPVGPSGDFRHHIDSGMEDIAVPGTLAGRPGLLTHRVGGAALEGWEFASDGAAPTADAVLDFRAEVPVFSAPAAFVIWCGRNNPGPVAARDVAAIVAELHARHSAARCLVLGVHAASFEPIGSEGVALVDGLNATLAQTFGDHFVDLGAVFREAAPTSDGTTAAQLRSDDVHLNAAGDAVVARAVARRLSELGWWPTGMTLPS; encoded by the coding sequence ATGAGCGGGCGCCGAGAGGACTCCGCACTCATCGCTATCGGTGATTCGCTGACCGAGCACGGCACCTGGCCGGAGCTGCTCGCGGGGGCCGCCGGGTGGCAGATCGAACGGATCGCGCATGCCGGGCAGACGTCGACCGAGATTGCATTGCGCCTCGGGGTGATCAGGATGACGTTCTCCGCGGCCGGGGCCGTGCAGGAGGACCGAATCCCGCTGAAGCCGGTGGGCCCGTCCGGAGACTTCCGTCACCACATCGACTCCGGGATGGAGGACATCGCGGTGCCGGGAACGCTGGCCGGTCGTCCGGGCCTCCTCACCCACCGCGTGGGCGGGGCCGCGCTCGAGGGGTGGGAGTTCGCGTCCGACGGCGCTGCTCCCACGGCGGACGCGGTGCTCGACTTCCGTGCCGAGGTGCCGGTCTTCTCCGCACCCGCGGCGTTCGTCATATGGTGCGGACGCAACAACCCCGGACCGGTCGCTGCGCGCGACGTCGCCGCGATCGTCGCGGAGCTGCACGCACGCCACTCCGCGGCGCGGTGCCTCGTGCTGGGGGTGCACGCGGCATCGTTCGAACCGATCGGCTCCGAGGGGGTCGCGCTCGTCGACGGACTGAACGCGACGCTCGCGCAGACCTTCGGGGATCACTTCGTCGACCTGGGTGCCGTCTTCCGCGAGGCGGCGCCCACCTCCGACGGCACGACCGCGGCGCAGCTGCGCAGCGACGACGTGCATCTGAACGCGGCAGGAGACGCGGTCGTCGCTCGAGCGGTCGCGCGTCGGCTGTCGGAGCTGGGGTGGTGGCCCACCGGCATGACGCTGCCGTCATGA
- a CDS encoding carbohydrate ABC transporter permease yields MPPTSSATLAPDTSPEREAEAHSPRLVPRRRPSIVRWYRRGGLVPVLFAIPGILAFTYFSWGPIVSGAIMGFQRTNLIDDATWVGLTNFTYVLSDPVLPQAVGNTVYFAVLGMLFGFPAPLVLAVYMAELRRSRALFNTLAYLPVVIPPIVAILLWKYFYDPSADGLFNQILGTVGIGPLPWLNSSASAMPSIVLEVIWATAGGTAIIYLAAITSVKPELYEAAEIDGSGIWRRIWHVTLPQLRGVILALVLLQLIGTLQVFTEPYVFTGGGPDNATVTVLMLIYSYAFQYGDYGAATALSFLLAIALAIVSVVYLLATRKWSRS; encoded by the coding sequence ATGCCCCCCACATCGAGCGCCACCCTGGCACCGGACACCTCGCCCGAACGCGAGGCCGAGGCGCACAGCCCCCGGCTCGTCCCCCGACGACGCCCGTCGATCGTGCGCTGGTACCGACGCGGCGGGCTGGTCCCGGTGCTGTTCGCGATCCCCGGCATCCTCGCCTTCACCTACTTCTCCTGGGGCCCGATCGTCTCGGGCGCGATCATGGGGTTCCAACGCACCAACCTGATCGACGACGCGACCTGGGTGGGGCTCACGAACTTCACCTACGTGCTCTCCGATCCCGTGCTCCCGCAGGCGGTCGGCAACACCGTCTACTTCGCCGTGCTGGGCATGCTGTTCGGATTCCCTGCACCTCTGGTCCTCGCCGTCTACATGGCCGAGCTGCGTCGCAGTCGGGCGCTCTTCAACACGCTCGCATACCTTCCCGTCGTCATCCCGCCGATCGTCGCGATCCTGCTCTGGAAGTACTTCTACGACCCCTCCGCCGATGGACTCTTCAACCAGATCCTCGGCACTGTCGGCATCGGACCGCTCCCCTGGCTCAACTCGAGCGCGAGCGCGATGCCATCGATCGTGCTCGAGGTGATCTGGGCGACCGCCGGCGGCACAGCCATCATCTACCTCGCCGCGATCACCTCCGTGAAGCCGGAGCTGTACGAAGCGGCCGAGATCGACGGCAGCGGCATCTGGCGACGCATCTGGCACGTCACCCTCCCCCAGCTGCGCGGCGTGATCCTCGCACTGGTCCTGCTGCAGCTGATCGGCACGCTCCAGGTTTTCACGGAGCCCTATGTCTTCACCGGCGGAGGCCCGGACAACGCCACCGTCACGGTGCTCATGCTCATCTACAGCTACGCCTTCCAGTACGGCGACTACGGCGCGGCCACCGCGCTGTCGTTCCTGCTGGCGATCGCACTCGCCATCGTCTCGGTCGTGTACTTGCTCGCCACCCGGAAGTGGAGCCGATCATGA